The sequence below is a genomic window from Candidatus Acetothermia bacterium.
GCGTAGGTGCAAATAAAAGAGGGCATGGGCTTTTTGATCTCTGCCGCGAGCTCCCCCGCGGAGAAACTCATCCCCGTGATGTTGTACATCCGGTACCGCAGCCGGGACGGATCCGCGTCCATGAGTTCCAGCGCAGCCCTCAGGCAGTCCGGCATGTACATCATGGGCAAGGTCGTGTCCGGCCGCACAAAACAGGTGTACGGCTCGCCTTTAACTGCCGCGTAGAACATCTCCACCGCGTAGTCGGTGGTCCCTCCTCCGGGCGGGGTCTCGCTGGAGATGATGCCGGGGAAGCGCAGTCCCCGCACGTCCAGGCCATAGCGGCGCGCGTAGTACTCGCACAGAAGCTCCCCGGCCACCTTGGTCACCCCGTACATGGTGGTGGGGGAGAGCACCGTGTCCTGGGGGGTGAGGTCGCGGGGGGTTCGTGGCCCGAACACCGCGATGGAGCTGGGCCAAAAGACTTGGCGGATCCCGTGGGCTCGGGCGGCCTCGAGGACGTTGTAAAGCCCCTCCATGTTGACGCGCCAGGCGAGCTTGGGGTCCCGCTCGCCCGAAGCGGAGAGGACCGCGGCCAGATGGTACACCACCTCGGTCTTGTACTTCCGCACCACCTCCTCCACCTGCGCCCGATCGGTCACGTCCAGGGTCACGAACGGCCCGGACGAGCGCAGCGGCTCCGGGGGAGTCCGCCTGTGGCCCGCCGCCACTACCTGCTCCCTTCCGTACCTCTCCCGAAGGGCCAAGGTGAGCTCCGATCCAATTTGGCCTGTGGCTCCAGTCACCAGGATGCACATGTCCCGTCCTTTCTTTCCAGTGCTGTTGGGCATTCTATCGGTCCTGTGCGATCAGGACAAACCCGGGGTTTGCCCGGCCCTGGGTCCTTGGGTAACCTGGGAACGAAGGAGGAGAAAAGGATGGGCAAGTACGATTTTCTCGTGGCCGAGCTGGATTCGCTCAGGGAGCAGGGGCTGTACAACGTGATCCGCACCATCGAAAGCCCGGTGGGGGCGTGGACGGTGGTGGACGGGAAGCGGGTCCTCAACATGTGCTCCAACAACTACCTCGGGTTTGCCGACGATCCCCGGTTGAAGGCGGCGGCGCGGCGGGCGATCGACGAGTACGGGGTGGGGCCGGCGGCGGTGCGGTCCATCGCCGGGACGATGACCCTCCACGTGGAGTTCGAGCGCAAGCTCGCCGCGTTCAAGGGGGTGGAGGACGCGATCTCCCTCCAGTCCGGGTTCTGCGCCAACCTCGCCGCGATTCCGACCCTGGTCGGAGCCGGACACGTCCTGTTCACCGACGAGCTCAACCACGCCTCGATCATCGACGGCTGCCGGCTGACGAAGGCCGAGCGCGTGATCTACCCCCACCGGGACGTGGACGCCCTCCGCAAGGCCTTGGCGGAGAAGAAGGACGCGCCCCGCAAGCTCATCGTCACCGATGGCGTGTTCTCCATGGACGGGGACCTCGCCCCGTTGCCGGAGATCGTGGAGGCGGCGGAGGAATTCGGAGCGATGGTGATGGTGGACGATGCCCACGGGGAAGGAGTTCTGGGGTCCCACGGCCGGGGCATCGTGGACCATTTCCGCCTCCACGGCCGGGTGGACATTGAGATGGGGACCCTGTCCAAGGCGTTTGGGGTGGTCGGGGGGTACCTGGCCGGCAAGCGCCCGATCATCGAGTACCTTCGCCAGCGGGCGCGGCCGTTCCTGTTCTCCAGCGCCGTCACCCCGGCCGACGTCGCAGCGTGCATCGCCGCGGTGGACATCCTCCAGGGAAGCGACGAGCCCGTGCGGAGGCTGTGGGACAACGCCCGCTACTTCAAGGCGAAGATGGTGGAGCTGGGGTTTGACATCGGGCAGTCGGAGACCCCGATCACCCCGGTCATGCTCGGGGAGGCGGCCACGGCGTGGGAGTTCTCCAAGCGGCTTTTCTCCGAGGACGTGTTCGCCCAGGCCATCGTGTTCCCCACCGTTCCGCGGGGCAAGGCCCGCATCCGGGTCATGGTGTCCGCGGTCCACAGCCGGGACGACCTCGACTTTGCCTTGGACAAGTTCGCCCGGGTGGGCCGCCAGCTCGGCGTGATCTAGGGGGGTGGCCGTGGCGGCGTGGGAGTTCCTGGCGCGGATCGTGGTGGCGGGGGCGGTCGGGGGGACGATCGGGTTGGAGCGGGAGCTGCGCGGCCGGGCGGCCGGGCTACGCACGCACATCCTCGTGTGCGCCGGGGCGGCGGTGGTGATGGCGGTGGCGGAGGCGCTGGGGCAGCCGGACGGCCCGGGGCGGGCTCTCGCCGGAATTGTGACCGGGGTCGGGTTTCTGGGGGCGGGGGCGATCGTCAAGACCGGGGACATCGTGCGCGGTCTCACCACCGCGGCCTGTATCTGGTTCGTGGCCGCGCTGGGGGTGGTGGTCGGGCAGGGGCTGTACGTCCTCGGGGCGGGCAGCACCGCGTTGGCCTTGTTCGTGTTGGTGACGCTGAACCGCGTCGAGCGCTGGATCCCCGCCCTCACCTATCACACCGTTGCCGTCCGCGCCGAGCTGGCGGAGGCGGCGGGGTTGGAGGAGCGGTGCCGAGCGGTGCTCGCTGCCGCCGGTTACCGGGTGCTGGCCGTGGACCTCACGCTGGACCGGGCCGAACACCAAGCGACGCTGGTGCTCCACGTGCGGGTGCAGGGGACGCCGGAGGTGTCACGGGTGGCCCAGGAGCTCCTGGCCATGCCCGAGGTGATCCAGGTCAAGTGGGGATGAAGGGCGGCCTCACAGCCCGAGTTCGCCCCGGATGGCCTGCATCGCCGTAAGGACCGCGGTGACGAACTCGTCGAGCGACATCCCCAGGTTCGTACACGCGGCGATCGCCTCCCGGGATGCGGACCGGGCGAACCCTTTTTCCCGGTAGCGGTTGAGCACGTTCTGCGGGGTGAGGCCCCCGAGGCGCTCCGGGTGCACCAGGGCCGCGGCCACGATAAGGCCGGTGAGGGGGTCCACCGCGGACAGAGCCCACTCCATCGGAGTGTCCGGCGCCTTCTGGCCGGCGTGGGCGAGGATCGCGCCCAAGACCTCCTCGTCGGTGAACCCTTGCCCGCGCAGGGAGTCCACCGTCACCCGCCCGTGCCGATCCGGGCGGTCTTTGGTGTCCTCGTAATCGAGATCGTGGAGCAGACCGGCCAATGCCCACCGATCTGGATCCCCGGCAAAGTGGGGGGCGAGGGCGCGCATCGCCGCCTCCACCGCCAGCATGTGCTTCACCAGGTTCTTCGTCTTCACCCTCTCCTGCACGAGCGCCAGCGCCTCCTTGCGGGTCATCGCACCTCCTTTCGCGGTGGCCCCATTCTAGCCTGATTCGGATGAGTTGATCGGGCGTATCCACACAGGTCGGCGAGCGGACACGCCGGACACCGGGGCCGCCGGGCCCGGCAGATCTCCCGCCCCAGCCGGATCAGCTGGAGGTGGACCTCGGCCTCCGTCCCTGGGGGCACGAGGGGGGCGAGGGCAGCGTGCGGTTCGGCTTGGGAATCGACGATCCCCAACCGTCGCGTCACCCGACGGATGTGCGTGTCTACCGGGAAGAACGGGCGGCCGAACCCGAACAAGAGCACCACGTACGCCGTCTTCTTCCCGATCCCGGGCAGAGACAGGAGCCATGCCGCCGCCTCCTCGTCCGGGAGCCCCGCGAGGAAGGCGAGGGAGAGCTCTCCCTGTTCGTCCTGGATACGGCGGAGCACATGCTTCAGGCGGGCCGCCCGCTGGTGATGGAGCCCAGCCCCCTGGATGGCCCGCTCCACATCGGCCACCGGGGCAGACAACACCGCCTCCCAAGTAGGGAAGCGGCGGCGGAGCTCGGCATAGGCCCGGTCGCGGTTGCGATCCGATGTGTTCTGGGAAAGAATGGTGCGGACGAGGAGGTCGAGCGGATCGCCACCCGGGCCCTCGCGGATCGGGCCGAACCTCGTGCGCAGGCGGCGGGCCACCTCGAGGAGCACCTTCCGCTCGTCCATGGACCCGAGGATAGGGGAAGGCGAGGAGATGGGCAAGGGAGACGGGCTTCGTGCTGATGCGTGGCGCATCGTCCAGGCCGCGCTGGCCGCGGTGGACCCGACGGCGTGCGTGCACCGGGCCCTGCGACGGGAGGACGACCGGCTGCGGGTGGGGGAGAGCATCTACGATCTCCGCCGAACGCGGCGGGTCGTGGTGGTGGGGATGGGGAAGGCCGCGGCGCGGATGGCGGTGGCCGTGGAGGAGGCCATCGGCGATCGGATCAGCGCCGGCCTCGTGGTCACCGCGGACGGCTGCGGTGTCGCGACCCGGCGGGTCGAGGTGGTGGAGGCCGGCCATCCGGTGCCGGACGCGCGGGGACTCGCCGCCGCCCGCCGGATCGTGGCGCTGGTGGACGGCGCCGGGGAGGACGATCTCGTGATCGTCCTCATCTCCGGTGGCGGCTCGGCCCTGCTCACCCTGCCCGCGGAGGGCCTTTCCCTGGACGACCTCGCCCAGGTGAACGCGCTCCTCCTGCGCAGCGGGGCGCCCATCCACGAGATGAACACGGTGCGCAAGCACCTGTCCCAGGTCAAAGGCGGGCAGCTCGCCCGGCGGGCGGCCCCGGCTCAAGTGCTGGCCCTGATCCTGTCCGACGTCCCTGGCGATCCCTTGGACGTGATCGCCTCTGGCCCCACCGTCCCCGACCCCACCACCTACGCCGATGCGGAGCGGGTCCTCCGTGGCTACGGGTTGTGGGATGAGGTCCCCCTCTCCGTGCGGGGGCACATCGCCGCCGGGGCGACGGGAGGGCTTCCCGAGACCCCCAAGCCCGGGGACCCCCTGTTCACTCGGGTGGTGAACGTGCTCGTGGGCACGGGGAGGGTGGCGGCGGAGGCGGCGCGAGCGGAGGGCGAGGCCCTTGGGTACCAAGGGCTCATCCTCACCACCACCCTCGCCGGGGAGGCGCGGGAGGTGGGAAAGGTGGTGGCCGCTGTGGCCCGGGAGGCGGTGCGGTTTGGCCGGCCGGTGGGGCGGCCGGGGCTCCTCGTGGCGGCCGGGGAGACCACGGTCACCGTGCGCGGGCCGGGCAAGGGCGGCCGGAACCAGGAACTTGCCCTATCCGCGGCCAGGGGGATCGCCGGGATCCCCGGGGTGGTGATCTGCGCGCTGGGCACCGATGGCCGGGACGGACCTACCGATGCCGCGGGGGCCATCGTGGACGGCGGCACCGTCGCCCGGATGAGGGAAGCCGGGGTGGACCCGGCCGAAGCCCTGACCAGGAACGACGCCGGAGGCGCCCTCCGGGCCTCCGGAGACCTCCTCGTCACCGGCCCTACCGGAACGAACGTGGCCGACCTGTGCCTCGTGCTCGTAGGGAGGGACGACGATGATCAAGGCTGAGAGCGGTTCAGTCGTGGTGGTGCGGTGTCAGGATGGGGAGAGGCTTCCCGATGTCCTCCTTGAACTTGGCTTGCAAGCGGCAGGGATCCTCTGCGGGATCGGGATGGTCCGCGACCTTGCCCTTGGGTACTGGGACGGGGAGAAATACGTGGAGGAGCGGGTCGAGGAGCCGGTGGAGCTCCTTTCCCTCCAGGGGAACATCGGGGACGAGGAGGGCCGGCCCGTGGTCCACGTCCACGTGGTGGCCGGGCGTAAGGGGGGCGAGGCGATCGGGGGCCACCTCCTGTCCGCCACGGTCCACAACACGGCGGAGATCATCCTCCTCCCTCTGGCGGGGGTGCGGCTCGCCCGCCGCCGGGAACCCACAGGGCTCTTGGGCCTCTACCCACAGGACGGGACTTAGCAGTTCCACGGAGGCGCCATGAGTGACCACCTTGATACGCTTAGAACTGTTTGGAACGAGAGGGTTCTCCGGGAGGCGTGCCGTGAGCAAGAA
It includes:
- a CDS encoding NAD-dependent epimerase/dehydratase family protein, with amino-acid sequence MCILVTGATGQIGSELTLALRERYGREQVVAAGHRRTPPEPLRSSGPFVTLDVTDRAQVEEVVRKYKTEVVYHLAAVLSASGERDPKLAWRVNMEGLYNVLEAARAHGIRQVFWPSSIAVFGPRTPRDLTPQDTVLSPTTMYGVTKVAGELLCEYYARRYGLDVRGLRFPGIISSETPPGGGTTDYAVEMFYAAVKGEPYTCFVRPDTTLPMMYMPDCLRAALELMDADPSRLRYRMYNITGMSFSAGELAAEIKKPMPSFICTYAPDFRQAIADSWPRSIDDSAAREDWGWEPKYDLAAMVEDMLGALRRRHERGEL
- a CDS encoding glycine C-acetyltransferase, translating into MGKYDFLVAELDSLREQGLYNVIRTIESPVGAWTVVDGKRVLNMCSNNYLGFADDPRLKAAARRAIDEYGVGPAAVRSIAGTMTLHVEFERKLAAFKGVEDAISLQSGFCANLAAIPTLVGAGHVLFTDELNHASIIDGCRLTKAERVIYPHRDVDALRKALAEKKDAPRKLIVTDGVFSMDGDLAPLPEIVEAAEEFGAMVMVDDAHGEGVLGSHGRGIVDHFRLHGRVDIEMGTLSKAFGVVGGYLAGKRPIIEYLRQRARPFLFSSAVTPADVAACIAAVDILQGSDEPVRRLWDNARYFKAKMVELGFDIGQSETPITPVMLGEAATAWEFSKRLFSEDVFAQAIVFPTVPRGKARIRVMVSAVHSRDDLDFALDKFARVGRQLGVI
- a CDS encoding MgtC/SapB family protein, whose amino-acid sequence is MAAWEFLARIVVAGAVGGTIGLERELRGRAAGLRTHILVCAGAAVVMAVAEALGQPDGPGRALAGIVTGVGFLGAGAIVKTGDIVRGLTTAACIWFVAALGVVVGQGLYVLGAGSTALALFVLVTLNRVERWIPALTYHTVAVRAELAEAAGLEERCRAVLAAAGYRVLAVDLTLDRAEHQATLVLHVRVQGTPEVSRVAQELLAMPEVIQVKWG
- a CDS encoding HDIG domain-containing protein, with translation MTRKEALALVQERVKTKNLVKHMLAVEAAMRALAPHFAGDPDRWALAGLLHDLDYEDTKDRPDRHGRVTVDSLRGQGFTDEEVLGAILAHAGQKAPDTPMEWALSAVDPLTGLIVAAALVHPERLGGLTPQNVLNRYREKGFARSASREAIAACTNLGMSLDEFVTAVLTAMQAIRGELGL
- a CDS encoding endonuclease III; translated protein: MDERKVLLEVARRLRTRFGPIREGPGGDPLDLLVRTILSQNTSDRNRDRAYAELRRRFPTWEAVLSAPVADVERAIQGAGLHHQRAARLKHVLRRIQDEQGELSLAFLAGLPDEEAAAWLLSLPGIGKKTAYVVLLFGFGRPFFPVDTHIRRVTRRLGIVDSQAEPHAALAPLVPPGTEAEVHLQLIRLGREICRARRPRCPACPLADLCGYARSTHPNQARMGPPRKEVR
- a CDS encoding glycerate kinase — encoded protein: MGKGDGLRADAWRIVQAALAAVDPTACVHRALRREDDRLRVGESIYDLRRTRRVVVVGMGKAAARMAVAVEEAIGDRISAGLVVTADGCGVATRRVEVVEAGHPVPDARGLAAARRIVALVDGAGEDDLVIVLISGGGSALLTLPAEGLSLDDLAQVNALLLRSGAPIHEMNTVRKHLSQVKGGQLARRAAPAQVLALILSDVPGDPLDVIASGPTVPDPTTYADAERVLRGYGLWDEVPLSVRGHIAAGATGGLPETPKPGDPLFTRVVNVLVGTGRVAAEAARAEGEALGYQGLILTTTLAGEAREVGKVVAAVAREAVRFGRPVGRPGLLVAAGETTVTVRGPGKGGRNQELALSAARGIAGIPGVVICALGTDGRDGPTDAAGAIVDGGTVARMREAGVDPAEALTRNDAGGALRASGDLLVTGPTGTNVADLCLVLVGRDDDDQG
- a CDS encoding DUF296 domain-containing protein, producing MIKAESGSVVVVRCQDGERLPDVLLELGLQAAGILCGIGMVRDLALGYWDGEKYVEERVEEPVELLSLQGNIGDEEGRPVVHVHVVAGRKGGEAIGGHLLSATVHNTAEIILLPLAGVRLARRREPTGLLGLYPQDGT